In the genome of Actinomycetota bacterium, the window AGGAACCGCAGATGGTTCGCCACGTTCGCCTTCGCCGTCCCACTATCCACCAGGACCGTCAGCTGTCCGGGCTCCGGCCCGTTCGCCGCCTCGTCCGCCATCATCACCGGCAGCGGGCACGAGAGCCCGCGCGCATCCACTGTCGCCATCGTCTGCTCCCTACTCTTCCGTCTCGGCCACAGCCGGACCACTCGTCACCGGAGAGACCGCCTGCGCACGCTTCCACACGCCGATGCCGACGAGCACCGCCGCCATCACGGCCAACAGCGGCCACGCCATCGGCGAGAGCCCCTTGGCGCTCGAGGCGTACTGGAAGGTGTGCATGAACCACGCGCCCGCCGCCATGCCGAGCACCGCCGCGAGTGCATCGAGATCACCCTCGCCCGTCATGATCACCTGCCGGAACGGACACCCGCCGAGCATGACCGCGGCCAGTCCCGCAACAGCCATCGCGGCGAAGTTGCCGAGCAGGTCCGTGTGGGCGATCGGCTGTCCGGTGAAGCCGAGCTTGAACTGGCCGAGCAGCAGGTTCGCGACCAGCGCCCCGGCGAGGAGTCCGCCCACGCCGAGCAGGAGGTCGAACCGCTTCCATATGAGCGCATCGCGCACGCCGCCGACCGTGCAGAAGCGGCTGCGCTGCGCGACCACCCCGAGTGCGAGCGCGGCCACGAGCGACGCGAGGAACGGTGCCCTCAGGCCTCCCGGCATCGGCTTCGCCGCGTCGACGGACTGGGCGGAACTCACCACGCTGCCGTCCGCGCCGACGACCGCGCCCTCCACCATGGTCGCCCCTGCAGGCTTGAGCACCGAGCCGTCCTTGGCGATGACCGCCTTCTCGGCCGTACTCCTCGCGCCCGCCGGCGTCACGGTGAACACCGCCGGCTTGAAGGCGAACGCCGCTGCGGCACCGAGGATCAGGATCCCTGCGAAGACCGCAGGGCCGACCCATCCTGCGAACGCCGGCAACTTGCGCGAGCGTCCGAGGTCGTATCGCCGCCGCAGGAAGACCGTGCCGATCCCGATCCCGGCCACGAGGCCAACGATTCCCACCGCCGCGTTCAGGTCGCCGCCCGCGAGACGCAGCCACGCGCGCACGGTGCAGCCCAGGAATATCAGCGCGCCGACCATGAAGACGAAGCCGAGGACGAACCGGAGCAGGGCCGACGACCCGCCTCGGGCCCTGAACTCCTTTGCCACGAGCGCCGAGGCCGTCGCCCCGATCACCAGTCCCGGTATCTCGGGCCGGATGTACGCGACCGCTCCCATGTTCGCGCCGGCGCCGCCGAAGAAGCCGACCGTGTCCCGCATGAAGCACGCGATGCACAGGCCCATGTTGCCCGGATTGCCCGCCTTGACCAGAAGTGCTGCGACGACCCCGATCACTGCCCCCGCGATGCCAAGCCCTACCGCGGTCCTGCTGACCCCTTGTGACGTACTCATGCTCTCCTCCTTCGCGCGACCGGCGTCATCGCCGGTCCTCGGCCACACACAACGCTGCACCCAGCGCACCCACGGTCTGCGCGCTCTCCGGCACGATGACCTCGCCCTCGAAGCCGACCCGCACGAGGTCCACCATCGCGAGGTTGTTCGCCACCCCACCTGCGAACACCAGCGGGCCTCGCGCCCCGACGCGCCCGAGCGACGCGAGGGTGCGCTTGGCGATCGCCTCGTGCAGCCCGCGGGCGATGCGGCCCCGGTCCTCGCCGCGGTGCACGAGGCCCGTGACCTCGCTCTCGGCG includes:
- a CDS encoding preprotein translocase subunit TatB codes for the protein MATVDARGLSCPLPVMMADEAANGPEPGQLTVLVDSGTAKANVANHLRFLGYTVDVEQVADGSYRIAAARSDG
- a CDS encoding YedE-related selenium metabolism membrane protein yields the protein MSTSQGVSRTAVGLGIAGAVIGVVAALLVKAGNPGNMGLCIACFMRDTVGFFGGAGANMGAVAYIRPEIPGLVIGATASALVAKEFRARGGSSALLRFVLGFVFMVGALIFLGCTVRAWLRLAGGDLNAAVGIVGLVAGIGIGTVFLRRRYDLGRSRKLPAFAGWVGPAVFAGILILGAAAAFAFKPAVFTVTPAGARSTAEKAVIAKDGSVLKPAGATMVEGAVVGADGSVVSSAQSVDAAKPMPGGLRAPFLASLVAALALGVVAQRSRFCTVGGVRDALIWKRFDLLLGVGGLLAGALVANLLLGQFKLGFTGQPIAHTDLLGNFAAMAVAGLAAVMLGGCPFRQVIMTGEGDLDALAAVLGMAAGAWFMHTFQYASSAKGLSPMAWPLLAVMAAVLVGIGVWKRAQAVSPVTSGPAVAETEE